Below is a genomic region from Thermodesulfobacteriota bacterium.
CGCAACGCGTGGGCGCCCGCCTCCTTCACCGCCATGGCCGTGGCGATCATCTGCTGCTCGCTCTCCACGGAGCAGGGGCCCGCGATGACCAGGACGCGCTCCCCGCCGACGGTGACGCCCGGCGCGATCTTGACGACCGTCCGCTCCGGCTTGACTTCCCGGCTGGCGAGCTTGTACGGCTTCAGGATCGGGACGACACGCTCCACTCCGGGAAGGGACTCGAGCGACTGGAGCACGAACTTGCCGCGTTCGTCGCCGATGGCGCCGATGACGGTGCGTTCCTTCCCGTAGATCGGGTGCGGCGTGTAGCCCAGCTCCCGTATCCGCGCGATGACGGCGCGGCCGTCCTTCTTCGCCGCGCCCTGCTTCATGACGATGATCATGAATATCTCCCCCGGAGGATTCGTATAGTTGTCTGAAGAGATTTCCCATTATATCCTCGTTCGTGAGCCCCGGCGCGCCGGGGGAAGGAGGTCTACATGAGGAAGCGGTTGGCGGTCGTCATGGCGGTGATCGCGGTCGCAGGTCTTTCGGCATCGGCGTTCGCGGCGGAATACGACCGGTACGAGCGGGACTACCGGCCCCCTGCCCAGTATCGGCAGGAGCCGCCCCCGCCGGCGTACCGGGCGGAAGCGCCTCGCCCCCCGCGCCACGCGCAGCATGGTGAACCGTATTTCTTCGCGCATTTCGGCATTTTCGATCCCAACAACGACTTCAACGGGTTGAGGGGATACGACACGGGCGGCGCCTTCGACATCGGGATCGGCTCCCGGGTGTCTCCGGTGTTCGCCGTAGAGGGGACGTTCGGCGGATTCGGCGCGGAACTGGGAGCGAGCGAGGTCACCGTGGTCCCGATCACGATCGGCGGGCGTCTCATCGTCCCGAATCCCTTCGTGGAGCCGTACTTCGGGGCGGGCGTCGGGCTGTACATGGTGAGCCTCCAGGACGCGTTTTTCGGCATCGACGACGACAGCGCCGAATTCGGGGGATACGTCTCCATCGGCGCGGATTTCTGGCTCAACCCGCGGATCGCGCTGAACTTCGAGGGGAAGTACCATTGGGTCGACGCGACGTTCGATTCGTTCAACACCGCGACCGGCGTCTTTTCCGAAAGAAACATCGAGGTGGGCGGCTGGACGGCCAACTTCGGCGTCCGGGTCTCCTTCTGAAGCGATCCGGCGCGCATGAGGACGCGCCCCGGATCCTCCTCCTCGGAGGATCCGGGGCCTACGCCCTCCCGCCGGGGGCGCTTGGCGAGCGCATCTCCTCCCGGCGCGTCCGGACGCCGTTCGGCGTTTCCGCCCCGATCCACCACCATCGCAAGGACGGCTTCCGGTTCCTGTTCCTCTCGCGCCACGGGGAGCGCGGCTACGAGACCGCCGCCCCCTGGGTGAACTACCGGGCGAACATCTATGCGGCGAAGCTGCTGGGGGTGGAGCGGATCGTCGCCTGGACGGGGCCGGGAGCGATATCCCGGAAGTATCGCCCGGGAGACCTGGTCCTTCCCGACGGCCTCCTCGATTTCACGCGATGCCGGCCCTCGACATTCTACGAGGGGAAGGGGATCGGCTTCGTCCGGCAGCATCCCGTGTTCTGCGAGACGCTGCGCGGCGCCCTGCGCGACGCCGCCGGCCCCCGCGGGACGCGGGGCGGGGCGGGCCGCCTGCGCTTCGGCGGGACGTACGCGTGCACCGAGGGGCCGCGGCTCGAGACCGCCGCCGAGATCCGCTTCCTTGCATCGGCGGGCGCGGAGCTGGTCGGGATGACCCTTTGCCCCGAGGCGTTCCTTGCGCGGGAGCTGGAGATCTGCTACGCGCCGGTGGCATATGTCACGAACTACGCGGAGGGGGTCCGGAGACTGCCGTACCGCCGGGGCGCCCTGTTCGAGGGGATGCTCCCGCCCGCGGAGGCGGGGGCCGTGGAGGCCGCAAAGAACGCGATCCCGTCGATCGCGGTCGCCGCCGCGGCCGCCCTCGAGGGAGCGGAAAGGGATTGCCCCTGCGCGGTATCGATGGAAAGATACCGCCGGAAGGGCGTCATCGGCCCCGATTTCCGCGAGTGGGTCGGCGGCGCCGGCAGGAAGGGGAGGAACGGGTGAAGCTGACGGAGGAACAGGTCCGCCGCATCTGCGCGGCGATCCTTGCGCGCTGGAAGGCGAAGGGGCTGGTCCGCGCGAAGGAGCCCGACGACGCTCTCGTGGCCCGGATGGCCGCGGAGTTCCGAAGGGACCTCCAGCGGGAGGAAGAGCTCGACCGCGAGGCGGGGGAGCTGCTCGACCGGCACCTCGGCGCTGCGGGCGCGGGGGAGGCCAACACCCGGATCCTGTTCCAGAAGATCAAGGAGCGCCTCGCCCGCGAGCGGGGCATCGTCCTGTAGCCTCCCAAGGAGCGGAACATGCGCCTGACCGAAGCCCGGATCTCCCACCTGTCCCACCTCGTGCGCAATGTCCTCGTCAGGGAAAAGGCGGCGGAATTCCCGGACGACGCGGCGGCGCACCGCGAGGCGAAAGCGCTCCTGGCGGCGTACGCCCGGGCCGAGGAGGAGGCGGACGCCGTCGCGCGGGAGAAGATCTCCCGCCTTTCCCGGCGAGTCCCCGAGGGCGGGCGGGAGTGGGACATCCTGTACCGGAAGTACCTCGAAGAGGAAATGTCGCGCCGCAAGCTCTGACATCCCCATAAGATCCGCACCCCCTCTTGACATCGGTTCCGGACCTTCGTATATTCGCTGTTAGCACTCTTCGTTTGCGAGTGCTAACAGCCGACGCCGTAGAAGCCGCAGACATATTCCAGATCGGGAGGAGGAGGCAGCATGAAAGTGAAGCCGTTGCAGGACAGGATTCTGATCAAGCGGGTCGAGGAGGAGAACAAGACCCGGGGCGGGATCATCATCCCCGACAGCGCCAAGGAGAAGCCGCAGGAGGGGCTGGTGGTCGCGGTGGGCCCCGGCAAAGTGACGGATAACGGCACCCGGGTGGAGTGCGAGGTGAAGGTGGGCGACCGGATCCTGTTCGGGAAATATTCCGGCACGGAGATCAAGGTCGAGGGCGTGGAGCACCTGATCATGCGCGAGGACGATATCCTCGCCGTCATTACGAAGTAAGGGAGGAAGGCAGAGATGGCGAAAGTTCTCAAGTTCAGCGAGGAAGCCCGCGCCAAGATCAAGGTGGGCGTCGACATACTGGCCGACGCGGTCAAGGTGACCCTCGGCCCCCGGGGCCGCAACGTGATCCTCGACAAGTCCTTCGGCTCCCCGCTGGTCACCAAGGACGGCGTCACGGTCGCCAAGGAAGTCGAGGTGGCCGACAAGTTCGAGAACATGGGCGCGCAGATGGTGAAGGAGGTCGCCTCGAAGACGAGCGACGTCGCCGGCGACGGGACCACCACCGCCACCGTCCTGGCCCAGAAGATCTACGCGGAAGGGGCGAAGCTGGTCGCCGCCGGCTACAACCCGATGGACCTCAAGCGCGGGATCGACAAGGCGGTCGAGACGGTCGCCGCCGAGCTCAAGAAGATGTCCAAGCAGACCAAGGACCCCAAGGAGATCGCCCAGGTCGGCACCATCTCCGCCAACAACGACGAGACGATCGGCAACATCATCTCCGAGGCGATGGCCAAGGTCGGCAAGGAAGGCGTCATCACCGTCGAGGAAGCCAAGGGGATGGAGACCACCCTGGAGATCGTCGAGGGGATGCAGTTCGACCGCGGATATCTCTCCCCCTACTTCGTCACGGA
It encodes:
- a CDS encoding outer membrane beta-barrel protein, yielding MRKRLAVVMAVIAVAGLSASAFAAEYDRYERDYRPPAQYRQEPPPPAYRAEAPRPPRHAQHGEPYFFAHFGIFDPNNDFNGLRGYDTGGAFDIGIGSRVSPVFAVEGTFGGFGAELGASEVTVVPITIGGRLIVPNPFVEPYFGAGVGLYMVSLQDAFFGIDDDSAEFGGYVSIGADFWLNPRIALNFEGKYHWVDATFDSFNTATGVFSERNIEVGGWTANFGVRVSF
- a CDS encoding MTAP family purine nucleoside phosphorylase, yielding MGRRDVRFVQHRDRRLFRKKHRGGRLDGQLRRPGLLLKRSGAHEDAPRILLLGGSGAYALPPGALGERISSRRVRTPFGVSAPIHHHRKDGFRFLFLSRHGERGYETAAPWVNYRANIYAAKLLGVERIVAWTGPGAISRKYRPGDLVLPDGLLDFTRCRPSTFYEGKGIGFVRQHPVFCETLRGALRDAAGPRGTRGGAGRLRFGGTYACTEGPRLETAAEIRFLASAGAELVGMTLCPEAFLARELEICYAPVAYVTNYAEGVRRLPYRRGALFEGMLPPAEAGAVEAAKNAIPSIAVAAAAALEGAERDCPCAVSMERYRRKGVIGPDFREWVGGAGRKGRNG
- the groES gene encoding co-chaperone GroES, encoding MKVKPLQDRILIKRVEEENKTRGGIIIPDSAKEKPQEGLVVAVGPGKVTDNGTRVECEVKVGDRILFGKYSGTEIKVEGVEHLIMREDDILAVITK